A DNA window from Mycolicibacter hiberniae contains the following coding sequences:
- a CDS encoding SOUL family heme-binding protein, with amino-acid sequence MSGPFGMIGAAFEAVGSVVGCRSGTEEPDHTVEQRLGSVEIRRYHERVVAQTVVTGDEEAVRNVGFRRLAGYIFGGNRSRTKLAMTAPVAQGTATGERIAMTAPVAQQSTGAGQWVIRFFLPADVSLESAPEPDNPAVQLARVPAETVAVHRFSGDRGRRAVESHSATLLNALKDTEYEPVGSPQAWFYDPPWTVPMFRRNEIAVSVTKSS; translated from the coding sequence ATGAGCGGGCCGTTCGGAATGATCGGTGCGGCCTTCGAGGCCGTCGGGTCGGTGGTGGGGTGCCGATCGGGCACCGAGGAGCCCGACCACACCGTGGAGCAGCGGCTGGGTTCTGTCGAGATCCGCCGCTACCACGAACGCGTCGTGGCGCAGACGGTCGTCACCGGTGATGAGGAGGCAGTCCGCAACGTCGGCTTTCGGCGGCTTGCCGGCTACATCTTCGGCGGCAACCGCTCACGGACGAAGTTGGCGATGACCGCCCCCGTTGCTCAAGGGACCGCCACGGGCGAGCGCATCGCCATGACGGCCCCAGTGGCCCAGCAATCCACCGGTGCGGGGCAATGGGTGATCCGTTTCTTTCTGCCGGCCGACGTCAGCCTGGAATCGGCGCCGGAACCCGACAACCCGGCGGTGCAGTTGGCCCGGGTGCCTGCCGAAACCGTGGCGGTGCACAGATTTTCCGGCGATCGAGGCCGCCGTGCCGTCGAATCGCACAGCGCCACGTTGCTGAACGCCTTGAAAGACACGGAATATGAGCCAGTCGGCTCACCGCAGGCATGGTTCTACGATCCGCCCTGGACGGTTCCGATGTTTCGCCGCAACGAGATTGCGGTATCTGTCACAAAAAGCAGTTGA
- a CDS encoding TIGR01777 family oxidoreductase — translation MSVDFSSTVAAPRAEVFAWHERPGAFTRLSPPWQPMRLVSEADSLRDGTAVLALPGGLRWVAEHQPDGYDPPARFVDALGGHGLASLPTRATLSWTHTHDFEDLGDGRTRVIDHVDTPIPGSLLRPMFVYRHRQLADDLAAHQRAQQHGLEPLTVAVTGSSGLVGSALTASLSTGGHRVIRLVRHAASGPEQRQWNPDDPDRDLLAGVDAVIHLAGESIAGRFTAGHRRAIRDSRIGPTRRLAELVARSTEHPVALVCASAVGFYGHDRQDEILTEDSARGDGFLADVVADWEDALAPAEQAGARVVRIRTGIVQSPSGGTLRLMRPLFSAGLGGKLGDGRQWLPWIGIDDLIDVYHRALWDTGLSGAVNAVAPNPVRNSEYTETLGRVLHRPTVLPVPSLGPRLLLGAQGARELAGASQRVLPARLSAADHRFRLPELEPLLRHLLGRAADQEPDRASNDGG, via the coding sequence ATGAGTGTGGACTTCTCCAGCACCGTTGCCGCTCCGCGCGCGGAGGTCTTCGCATGGCATGAGCGGCCGGGCGCGTTCACCCGACTGAGTCCGCCGTGGCAGCCGATGCGCCTGGTCAGCGAGGCCGATTCGCTGCGCGACGGGACGGCCGTACTGGCTCTTCCCGGCGGACTCCGGTGGGTCGCCGAACACCAGCCCGACGGCTATGACCCGCCCGCGCGATTCGTCGACGCGCTCGGCGGGCACGGCCTGGCATCACTTCCCACCCGCGCGACGCTCAGTTGGACGCACACCCACGATTTCGAGGATCTGGGCGACGGTCGGACCCGGGTGATCGACCACGTCGACACCCCGATCCCCGGGTCCCTGCTGCGGCCGATGTTCGTCTACCGGCATCGCCAGCTCGCCGATGACCTCGCCGCGCACCAGCGCGCGCAACAGCATGGCCTTGAGCCCCTGACGGTGGCGGTCACCGGATCGTCGGGCCTCGTGGGCTCGGCCCTGACCGCATCCTTGAGCACGGGCGGCCATCGGGTGATCCGGCTGGTTCGGCATGCCGCATCCGGTCCGGAGCAGCGGCAGTGGAACCCCGACGACCCGGACCGGGATCTGCTGGCCGGTGTGGACGCGGTGATCCATCTGGCCGGCGAGTCGATCGCGGGCCGCTTCACCGCCGGGCACCGCCGCGCGATCCGCGACAGCAGAATCGGCCCCACCCGCAGACTTGCCGAACTGGTGGCTCGCAGCACCGAACATCCGGTGGCTTTGGTGTGCGCCTCAGCGGTCGGTTTTTACGGGCATGACCGACAAGACGAGATCCTCACCGAGGACAGTGCGCGCGGCGACGGGTTTCTCGCCGACGTGGTCGCCGACTGGGAGGACGCACTGGCACCCGCCGAGCAGGCCGGAGCGCGCGTCGTCCGGATCCGCACCGGGATCGTCCAATCGCCCAGCGGCGGGACGCTGCGCCTCATGCGGCCGTTGTTCTCCGCCGGCCTCGGCGGCAAGCTGGGCGACGGCCGGCAGTGGCTGCCGTGGATCGGCATCGACGATCTGATCGATGTCTATCATCGCGCCCTCTGGGATACCGGACTGTCCGGCGCTGTCAATGCCGTCGCGCCGAATCCGGTGCGCAACAGCGAATACACCGAAACGCTGGGGCGGGTCCTGCACCGGCCCACGGTCCTTCCGGTACCGAGCCTGGGTCCGCGGCTGTTGCTGGGCGCACAAGGTGCGCGCGAACTCGCCGGCGCGAGCCAGCGGGTCCTGCCCGCGCGTCTCAGCGCTGCCGATCACCGGTTCCGCCTGCCCGAGCTCGAACCGTTGCTGCGGCATCTGCTGGGCCGTGCCGCCGACCAAGAGCCGGACCGCGCGTCTAACGACGGCGGTTGA
- a CDS encoding SRPBCC family protein, translated as MITMQREVSSDVAPDVAFAYLADFTTTELWDPGTITTVRVSGDGGVGTRYRNTSRFAGRVSTVDYVVTALRPGQSIDLRGENASVIVCDTITVNARQTGCVITYRVTFAFQGWLKWIEPVLRPAVTRLLDDGVRGLRGELRRIGEQGI; from the coding sequence ATGATCACCATGCAGCGGGAGGTGAGCAGTGACGTGGCGCCGGATGTGGCGTTTGCGTACCTGGCCGATTTCACCACCACCGAGCTGTGGGACCCGGGAACCATCACGACAGTGCGTGTTTCGGGTGACGGCGGGGTGGGAACCCGCTACCGGAACACGTCCCGGTTCGCCGGACGGGTGAGCACCGTCGATTATGTCGTCACGGCGCTGCGGCCGGGCCAGTCGATCGACCTGCGCGGGGAGAACGCCTCCGTCATCGTCTGCGACACCATCACCGTCAACGCGCGGCAGACCGGCTGCGTGATCACCTATCGGGTGACGTTCGCCTTTCAGGGGTGGTTGAAGTGGATCGAGCCAGTGCTGCGCCCAGCCGTCACCCGGTTGCTCGACGACGGGGTGCGCGGACTTCGAGGGGAGCTGCGGCGCATCGGCGAGCAGGGGATCTGA
- a CDS encoding TspO/MBR family protein translates to MRISTLLGTGAAVAATAVAGSAATTPEVKADWYERLSKPPYQPPPQVFPVVWPALYTDIAAVSASTIDELHARGESGKQRSYIVALIVNLLLNAGWSWVFFKGRRFGSSAVVSAALAASSADLARRAIAVRGARAVPLVLYPLWCTFATVLSGHIAILNRRR, encoded by the coding sequence GTGCGCATCTCCACTCTGCTCGGAACCGGCGCAGCGGTAGCCGCCACGGCCGTCGCAGGATCTGCTGCGACCACGCCAGAGGTCAAAGCCGACTGGTACGAACGGCTTTCCAAGCCCCCGTACCAGCCGCCTCCACAAGTATTCCCGGTGGTCTGGCCGGCGCTCTACACCGACATCGCCGCCGTCTCGGCAAGCACCATCGACGAATTGCACGCACGCGGTGAGTCGGGCAAACAGCGCTCTTACATCGTCGCGCTGATCGTCAACCTGCTGCTCAACGCGGGCTGGTCGTGGGTTTTCTTCAAAGGGCGGCGATTCGGGTCTTCGGCCGTGGTCAGCGCGGCGCTGGCGGCCAGCAGCGCCGATCTGGCGCGCCGAGCCATCGCGGTGCGGGGTGCACGCGCGGTACCGCTGGTGCTCTACCCCTTGTGGTGCACTTTCGCCACCGTGTTGAGCGGGCACATCGCGATACTCAACCGCCGTCGTTAG
- a CDS encoding NAD(P)/FAD-dependent oxidoreductase — MDARVEAAGLSEQTREALARRIRARLSAAEHQKADHDVAIVGDGVSALALALELRRARPQTRILVIGPTDHPVPEITHTVGESTVEVSAHYLRHLGLTEHLTSRQIRKMGLRMFFSNGGNTDITRRLELGSSTYAPQVTYQIDRGRLENELARSAAAMGVRFAGGRVRSVQITGPDGLHVVTIQDAEAITRTTARWVVDASGRNRLLPRQLELQRPNAHQCNAAWFRVATEIDVGRWSDDPAWRQRLSEGDRAMSTNHLMGPGYWVWLIRLPSGATSVGIVADPDFEPFDGFNTLDKAKAWLRAHEPQLAEVLEEHTGAIMDFRVMKRYSHGASKVFDGRDRWCLTGDAGIFLDPLYSSGLDLVAIGNGQITDMVTRDLDGQDVVARAQISDAVFRSLGEMWLVVYQGQYALMGRPAVMSAKIIWDIAFYWGFIGLLYINGRFVGIADDPEFVPHLNGLIALSNRVQKFLQEWAEIDDGTPSVPFVDLYAPLNFMVSLHVSMMEPSRNFAEQFDANAALLRRLAGQLAETVIAEKSLEFDDDNVMATVQNWQQDPLLRELRSAYRRGQRDDPLSEGWIVTSSPKLQPT; from the coding sequence GTGGACGCCCGCGTGGAGGCCGCTGGCCTGAGTGAACAGACGCGAGAGGCTCTCGCCCGGCGCATCCGCGCCCGCCTCTCGGCCGCCGAGCACCAGAAGGCGGATCATGATGTGGCCATCGTCGGTGATGGAGTCTCCGCGCTTGCCCTGGCATTGGAGCTGCGCCGGGCTCGCCCGCAGACCCGGATCCTCGTCATCGGGCCGACCGACCACCCGGTTCCCGAGATCACTCACACGGTGGGCGAGTCCACCGTGGAGGTGTCGGCGCACTACCTGCGTCACCTCGGCTTGACCGAACACCTCACATCCCGGCAGATCCGCAAGATGGGTCTGCGCATGTTCTTCTCGAACGGCGGCAACACCGACATCACCAGGCGCCTGGAACTGGGCAGCTCCACCTACGCCCCGCAGGTGACCTACCAGATCGATCGCGGCAGGTTGGAGAACGAGCTCGCCCGCAGCGCCGCCGCCATGGGTGTTCGATTCGCCGGCGGACGGGTCCGCTCGGTGCAGATCACCGGTCCGGACGGCCTACACGTGGTCACCATCCAGGACGCCGAGGCGATTACCCGGACAACGGCGCGCTGGGTGGTCGACGCCTCGGGCCGCAACCGGCTGTTGCCCCGACAGCTTGAACTGCAGCGGCCCAATGCACACCAGTGCAATGCCGCCTGGTTCCGTGTCGCGACGGAGATCGATGTGGGTCGCTGGAGCGATGACCCGGCCTGGCGCCAGCGACTGAGCGAGGGCGACCGCGCGATGTCCACCAATCACCTGATGGGCCCGGGCTACTGGGTCTGGCTCATCCGTCTCCCGTCGGGAGCCACCAGCGTCGGCATCGTGGCAGACCCCGACTTCGAGCCGTTCGACGGTTTCAACACCTTGGACAAGGCCAAGGCGTGGCTGCGCGCACATGAGCCGCAACTGGCCGAGGTGCTGGAAGAGCACACCGGCGCGATCATGGATTTTCGGGTCATGAAGAGGTACAGCCATGGCGCGAGCAAGGTGTTCGACGGCCGCGACCGCTGGTGCCTGACCGGGGACGCCGGCATCTTCCTGGATCCGCTGTATTCGTCTGGACTGGACTTGGTCGCGATCGGCAACGGCCAGATCACGGACATGGTCACTCGCGATCTCGACGGCCAAGACGTGGTCGCGCGTGCACAGATCAGCGACGCGGTGTTCCGATCGCTCGGCGAAATGTGGCTGGTGGTGTACCAGGGGCAATACGCCTTGATGGGCAGGCCCGCCGTGATGTCGGCGAAGATCATCTGGGATATCGCGTTCTACTGGGGATTCATCGGCCTGCTTTACATCAACGGCCGCTTCGTCGGCATCGCCGACGACCCGGAGTTCGTCCCGCACCTCAACGGCCTCATCGCGCTGAGCAATCGGGTCCAGAAGTTTCTTCAGGAGTGGGCGGAAATCGATGACGGCACCCCGTCAGTGCCCTTCGTCGACTTGTACGCTCCGCTGAATTTCATGGTTTCGCTGCACGTTTCGATGATGGAACCCAGCAGGAACTTCGCGGAGCAGTTCGACGCGAATGCCGCGTTGCTGCGCCGGCTGGCCGGACAGCTCGCCGAGACGGTGATCGCGGAGAAGTCGCTGGAGTTCGACGACGACAACGTCATGGCGACGGTGCAGAACTGGCAACAGGATCCGCTGCTCCGAGAGTTGCGCTCGGCCTACCGGCGCGGCCAGCGCGACGATCCGCTCAGTGAGGGCTGGATCGTCACCTCGTCACCGAAACTGCAACCGACCTAA
- a CDS encoding SDR family oxidoreductase: MLEKSTLIPRRYWEEPVMQSLSAILPSNPTTASAVPNHSYAASCEKTGCLDCAHQARQIRGRVSRVTEPDRGDQPLNVLVTGATGYIGGRLAPRLVEAGHRVRVLARNPDKISDVPWAADVDVVRGDLTDPDSLDEACRDIDVVYYLVHSMGNPGEFIESERRCAQNLAAAAQRAGVGRIVYLGGLHAESDRLSTHLRSRGQVGEILLNCNVPTVVLQAGVVIGSGSASFEMIRHLTNRLPVMTTPRWVNNRIQPIAIRDVLYYLLAAATMPLPRSRSYDIGGPDVLRYGEMMQIYADVAGLTRRRILVLPVLTPKLAGLWIGLVTPVPPRIGRALIESLSTDAIASEQDIDAVIAPPPGGKTRYRDAVALALRRIDSGDVETTWADASATGAPADTLPSDPSWAGEVVYTDDRSVDCDATVEQVWQVVEGVGGENGWYSFPLAWTIRGWLDRLTGGVGLARGRRNRQVLHTGDVLDFWRVERLERPHLLRLRAEMRTPGGAWLEWRLESCGAHTTRLHQRAIFFPKGLAGQLYWYSLMPFHGIIFTGMANNIAVAAGRVPRSPGAETDGSTTADRRVEGCSPQERS; the protein is encoded by the coding sequence GTGCTGGAGAAGTCCACACTCATTCCTCGACGCTACTGGGAGGAGCCAGTTATGCAATCGCTGTCGGCGATCCTGCCGTCGAACCCGACCACGGCGTCCGCGGTTCCGAATCACAGTTATGCGGCGTCATGCGAAAAGACAGGTTGCCTCGATTGCGCACACCAAGCGCGGCAGATTCGTGGTCGGGTGAGCCGCGTGACGGAGCCCGATCGCGGAGATCAGCCATTGAACGTATTGGTGACCGGGGCAACCGGCTACATCGGGGGCCGCCTGGCTCCCCGCCTGGTCGAAGCCGGCCACCGGGTACGCGTGTTGGCCCGTAACCCCGACAAGATCAGCGATGTCCCGTGGGCGGCGGACGTCGACGTGGTTCGCGGCGACCTCACCGACCCGGACTCTCTGGACGAAGCGTGCCGCGACATCGACGTCGTCTACTACCTGGTGCACTCGATGGGAAACCCGGGGGAATTCATCGAGTCGGAGCGGCGGTGCGCGCAGAATCTCGCTGCCGCGGCCCAACGGGCCGGGGTGGGGCGCATCGTCTACCTCGGCGGCCTGCATGCGGAATCGGATCGTTTGTCCACGCATCTGCGATCACGCGGCCAGGTCGGAGAGATCTTGCTCAACTGCAATGTGCCGACCGTGGTACTGCAGGCCGGGGTGGTGATCGGTTCCGGCTCGGCGTCTTTCGAGATGATTCGGCACCTGACCAATCGGCTACCGGTGATGACCACGCCGCGCTGGGTCAACAACCGCATCCAGCCCATTGCGATCCGCGATGTCCTTTACTACCTGCTCGCCGCCGCGACCATGCCGCTGCCGCGTAGTCGCTCCTATGACATAGGTGGTCCCGATGTCTTGCGCTACGGCGAGATGATGCAGATCTATGCCGACGTGGCCGGGCTGACCCGACGCAGAATCCTCGTCCTACCGGTCCTCACGCCGAAACTGGCCGGGCTGTGGATCGGGCTGGTGACTCCTGTCCCGCCCCGGATCGGTCGCGCCCTGATCGAGTCCTTGAGCACCGACGCAATCGCTTCCGAGCAGGACATCGATGCAGTGATTGCGCCGCCACCCGGCGGCAAGACCCGCTACCGAGACGCCGTTGCGCTCGCGCTACGCCGCATCGACAGCGGTGATGTGGAAACCACCTGGGCCGATGCTTCTGCCACCGGCGCCCCCGCTGACACGCTGCCTTCGGATCCCAGCTGGGCTGGGGAAGTGGTCTACACCGACGATCGCAGCGTCGACTGCGACGCCACTGTCGAGCAGGTGTGGCAGGTCGTCGAAGGTGTGGGTGGTGAGAACGGCTGGTACTCCTTCCCGCTCGCCTGGACGATCAGGGGCTGGCTGGACCGACTCACCGGGGGCGTCGGGTTGGCGCGGGGCCGCCGCAACCGACAGGTCCTGCACACGGGTGACGTCCTCGACTTCTGGCGAGTCGAACGCCTAGAGCGACCGCATCTGTTGCGGCTCCGCGCCGAGATGCGTACCCCGGGCGGTGCCTGGCTCGAATGGCGGCTTGAGTCGTGTGGCGCACACACCACCAGACTGCATCAGCGTGCGATCTTCTTCCCCAAAGGCCTTGCCGGACAGCTCTACTGGTATTCACTTATGCCGTTCCACGGCATCATATTCACCGGCATGGCCAACAACATCGCCGTCGCCGCGGGCCGCGTACCACGAAGTCCGGGCGCGGAGACGGATGGTTCAACGACCGCTGATCGTCGGGTCGAAGGCTGCTCGCCGCAGGAGCGCTCATGA